A genomic stretch from Chitinophaga agri includes:
- a CDS encoding AraC family transcriptional regulator: protein MRKTNKPIPVNYLEDNFNSGITIERMSLHDMPIFDIVAEAHRHDRHSFFLLENGTMTIEIDFQRHRLKRSSLLYMHPDQVHRILAFKDVVVSSWAITNEYLHPEHLKLLEKLTPGGPLPLRKETFSLFYQAVTLFLQFSEQPQDSVYQSLLKDSCNALIALTISQYLKRAKTTDHPTRAETVTQAFRELLDHHYTADKRPAAYARQLNLSVPYLNECVRNTTGFSVSHHIQQRVVLEAKRLLYHSDKSVKEIASWLGYDDYPYFIRLFTKVAGMPPLSFRHKNLD, encoded by the coding sequence ATGCGTAAAACGAATAAACCCATTCCTGTAAACTACCTGGAAGACAATTTCAACTCAGGTATCACCATTGAAAGGATGTCCCTCCACGACATGCCGATTTTCGACATTGTCGCAGAAGCACATCGTCACGACCGTCACTCCTTCTTTTTACTGGAAAACGGTACAATGACCATCGAGATCGACTTTCAGCGGCACCGGCTCAAAAGATCGTCCCTGCTGTACATGCACCCCGATCAGGTACATCGGATACTGGCATTCAAAGATGTGGTCGTTAGTAGCTGGGCTATCACCAATGAATACCTTCATCCTGAACACCTGAAACTACTGGAGAAGCTCACTCCTGGCGGTCCGCTACCATTAAGGAAGGAAACGTTCTCTCTTTTTTACCAGGCAGTAACACTTTTTCTCCAGTTCTCAGAACAGCCGCAGGACAGCGTTTATCAGTCCCTGCTAAAAGACAGCTGCAACGCCCTCATCGCATTAACCATCTCACAATATTTAAAACGCGCCAAAACTACTGACCATCCAACGAGAGCCGAAACGGTCACGCAGGCCTTCCGGGAACTCCTGGATCACCATTATACAGCTGATAAAAGACCGGCTGCCTATGCCCGGCAACTGAACCTCTCAGTCCCCTACCTGAATGAATGTGTCAGAAATACAACCGGCTTCTCTGTTTCTCACCATATACAACAGCGTGTCGTGCTGGAAGCCAAACGACTGCTCTATCATTCAGATAAGTCGGTAAAGGAGATCGCCTCCTGGTTAGGGTATGATGACTATCCCTATTTTATCCGCCTGTTCACCAAGGTCGCAGGCATGCCGCCCTTATCCTTCAGGCACAAAAACCTCGATTAG
- a CDS encoding mandelate racemase/muconate lactonizing enzyme family protein encodes MTNPNSRRSFVSKAVIAAVMAPFATFGKGFETAIGHAPKLSSPSSLKITKVTCGYIRGSLFVKIHTNQDIWGCGEGVDAIAGTYHLVKMLGASLEGKSPLNVYRLFEDIRKSGFFRGAQSGIYIAVLSAIETALWDLAGKALQLPVYQLLGGKFRDKVRVYCDTALYQHNLPTAADFAEAALQAKKMGFNAIKFDLDQANDPNKYDPYNWTAGPAELQRMFDQLAAARQAVGPNIDICADMHGRYDAVTAHAIAKRLEPLQLMWLEEPVPAENVEVYKLIADSTTTPICVGENQYLAYGFRRMLEIGAVDIVMPDLQKCGGLGEGQRIANLANLYYTPFAPHMVASFLGAMASAHVCAAVPNFMILEWQSYFHSQPMFKEIISYDGEWVSNSYITVSEKPGIGVEINEAGMKKYAIPGIPFFE; translated from the coding sequence ATGACAAACCCTAACTCAAGAAGATCTTTCGTATCCAAAGCAGTTATAGCTGCTGTGATGGCGCCTTTCGCCACCTTCGGAAAAGGCTTTGAAACAGCGATCGGCCATGCCCCTAAACTGTCATCTCCTTCCAGTCTGAAGATTACAAAAGTAACATGCGGTTATATCCGGGGAAGCTTATTTGTAAAGATCCATACCAATCAGGATATCTGGGGATGTGGTGAAGGTGTGGATGCCATTGCCGGTACTTATCACCTGGTAAAGATGCTGGGCGCGAGCCTGGAAGGCAAAAGCCCTTTAAATGTGTACCGCCTGTTCGAAGACATTCGTAAATCAGGGTTTTTCCGGGGCGCACAGTCGGGCATATATATAGCGGTGCTGTCAGCTATAGAAACCGCATTATGGGACCTGGCCGGCAAAGCCCTCCAACTGCCCGTCTATCAACTTTTAGGAGGCAAGTTCAGAGATAAGGTACGCGTATATTGCGATACGGCGTTATATCAACACAATCTGCCCACAGCTGCCGATTTCGCAGAAGCTGCGCTACAGGCAAAAAAGATGGGATTCAATGCGATCAAATTTGATCTTGATCAGGCAAACGACCCTAATAAGTACGACCCATATAACTGGACAGCGGGTCCCGCTGAACTGCAACGGATGTTTGATCAACTGGCAGCTGCCCGGCAGGCTGTTGGACCCAATATTGACATTTGTGCCGATATGCACGGACGTTACGATGCGGTCACTGCGCATGCGATTGCCAAACGACTGGAGCCGCTGCAGCTGATGTGGCTGGAAGAACCGGTGCCGGCGGAGAATGTGGAGGTGTATAAACTGATTGCCGACTCCACCACTACTCCCATCTGCGTTGGTGAAAACCAATATCTTGCCTATGGATTCAGACGAATGCTGGAAATAGGCGCTGTAGACATTGTAATGCCCGACCTTCAAAAATGCGGTGGACTCGGAGAAGGACAAAGGATCGCTAACCTGGCCAACCTCTATTATACACCGTTTGCCCCCCATATGGTGGCGTCTTTTCTCGGCGCCATGGCTTCAGCACATGTTTGCGCTGCAGTACCCAATTTCATGATACTCGAATGGCAGAGTTACTTTCATTCGCAACCCATGTTTAAAGAGATTATATCCTATGATGGCGAGTGGGTGAGCAACAGCTATATCACCGTCTCAGAAAAACCAGGCATTGGCGTAGAGATCAATGAAGCAGGCATGAAAAAATATGCCATACCCGGGATCCCTTTCTTTGAATGA
- a CDS encoding sensor histidine kinase, which translates to MFVFALGNLNNCLGQQQEVYHFRKYRQKDGLSSYNITKILQDQYGFIWISTQDGLNCFDGKNFLVFNQQAVAARRLKGNAILDMAEDRQRGLIWVVTSNGGLQTIATDKHRVIFPREKSQRLPSFKDKWLRSIAVSGDVIWIGTYSGLFAFDLARDTLLSLPFSHIKTGKLLADDQGRIWACCDEEGVLLLDGRTGKLLSRLTAADMNTNRSRKSVVFWNVISSKKDEVFACTNWGLRQISAGNNRLVLKARDTTSVINTNEVFSCALDKTGNRWISDAHHLYKEDQQTGVLSKIVERNDESDAWQTAIYALYFDNDNRLWMGSEEGLSYCSLRRPSFERFYRSATLDTKIQHAFSLCSLNDSIVYCGAANGLYEVNTQADVIRQLHEGASCYLVSPVTPDRILVSNSQGLFIISNGKLLPAKQLYPELSFIENDLFCTMARYNDSIVLLGSVLHSGLWVWNSNSRKIKGYNSANGLQLDNGDVNFIYRDTQGQMWVISTKSLSQFDPLTGHCSRFTLSDTDSSQTSDILLDMCETSKSYWFATYGKGVIETDKQLQVKRIISTSSGLCNNGVYKVFPADDTTILITSNDGLSVLNTRSNKIRNYYEQDGLHSNSFEQFCGYRRHPDTIFAGGVNGFSVIYPRNFHTNLSPPGLYITRVKMDAPSGSRDTTDLHMASLQIPSDVYQTTIFFAGLNFNNPERVRYAYRMLQVNDKWTEIGTQNYIPLMDLHPGKYTLQIKAANEDDIWTDRIAEISLDYMPRWYQTLWFKALVVISIGGLLFAFYRYRISQLKRQHAIRREIANDLHDDLGSTLNTVKVLTHLAQHTRQPEAYLNKIEDSLANASSGLRDMLWVLDDSGDKLQDLVTRICNAVLPVLSAQGIKLDCQVEPGIRDHVISKAEKRNLLLIAREAVNNSVKYAACKNINILISAHPRLTLTVSDDGVGFDMALIPVMEGNGLKNIHYRAAHINYTVNVYAMPGEGTRITVSKK; encoded by the coding sequence GTGTTTGTGTTTGCTCTGGGGAATCTGAATAATTGTCTGGGGCAGCAACAGGAAGTTTATCACTTCCGTAAATATCGTCAAAAAGATGGTTTGAGTAGTTACAATATTACGAAAATATTGCAGGATCAATATGGATTTATCTGGATTAGTACGCAGGATGGTCTGAATTGTTTTGACGGGAAAAATTTCCTTGTCTTCAATCAGCAGGCAGTGGCGGCTCGGCGCTTGAAAGGGAATGCGATACTGGATATGGCAGAGGACCGGCAACGTGGATTGATATGGGTGGTTACCTCTAATGGCGGACTGCAGACTATTGCAACAGATAAACACAGGGTCATATTTCCCCGGGAAAAAAGTCAGCGGTTACCCTCCTTTAAAGACAAATGGTTACGTAGTATAGCAGTATCCGGAGATGTGATATGGATAGGCACCTACTCAGGTCTGTTTGCATTTGACCTGGCGAGAGACACATTACTCAGCCTTCCGTTCTCTCACATTAAAACCGGCAAATTGCTGGCCGATGATCAGGGACGTATCTGGGCCTGCTGTGATGAAGAAGGCGTGCTATTGCTGGATGGTCGTACAGGCAAATTGTTAAGCAGGTTAACGGCTGCAGACATGAACACTAACCGGTCGCGCAAGTCAGTTGTTTTCTGGAATGTGATCTCTTCGAAAAAAGATGAGGTGTTTGCCTGCACGAACTGGGGACTAAGGCAGATCAGCGCAGGTAATAACAGACTGGTGTTGAAAGCCAGGGATACTACAAGCGTTATTAATACAAATGAAGTCTTCAGCTGCGCATTGGATAAAACAGGTAACCGCTGGATCTCAGATGCACATCATCTTTACAAGGAAGACCAGCAGACGGGTGTGCTCAGTAAGATAGTGGAGCGCAATGATGAAAGCGATGCCTGGCAGACCGCTATTTATGCGTTGTATTTTGACAATGATAACCGGTTATGGATGGGGTCTGAAGAAGGATTGTCTTACTGTTCACTCAGGAGACCTTCGTTTGAAAGGTTTTACCGTTCTGCCACACTGGACACCAAGATCCAGCATGCATTTTCTCTTTGTTCACTCAATGATTCCATTGTTTATTGTGGTGCTGCCAACGGATTATACGAAGTCAATACGCAGGCCGATGTGATCAGGCAATTACACGAGGGCGCTTCCTGTTACCTGGTATCGCCCGTTACGCCGGATAGAATACTGGTGTCAAACAGTCAGGGATTATTTATCATCAGTAATGGGAAACTGTTACCCGCAAAACAACTGTATCCGGAGCTCTCTTTCATAGAAAATGATCTCTTCTGTACCATGGCGCGTTATAATGATAGCATCGTCCTGCTGGGGAGCGTCTTACATAGTGGTTTGTGGGTGTGGAACAGCAATAGCCGGAAAATAAAGGGGTATAATAGTGCAAATGGCTTACAACTCGATAATGGGGACGTTAATTTTATTTACAGGGACACACAGGGACAGATGTGGGTGATATCTACAAAGTCGCTTTCTCAGTTTGATCCGTTGACCGGACATTGCTCCCGCTTTACCTTATCTGATACCGATTCTTCACAGACGTCTGACATCCTCCTGGATATGTGCGAGACAAGCAAAAGTTACTGGTTTGCCACCTATGGCAAGGGAGTGATTGAAACCGATAAACAATTACAGGTAAAAAGAATCATCTCCACCAGTTCAGGTTTATGTAACAATGGTGTATACAAGGTATTTCCTGCCGATGACACGACCATCCTGATCACTTCCAATGACGGATTGTCTGTTCTCAATACACGCAGCAATAAGATCAGGAACTATTATGAACAGGACGGACTTCATTCCAATTCATTTGAACAGTTCTGCGGGTACCGCCGCCATCCGGATACTATTTTTGCCGGAGGCGTGAATGGATTCTCTGTTATTTATCCGCGTAACTTCCATACGAATCTGTCGCCGCCCGGACTGTATATTACCCGGGTGAAGATGGACGCACCATCCGGAAGCAGGGACACCACCGATCTGCACATGGCGTCGCTGCAGATACCTTCAGACGTTTATCAGACCACTATCTTTTTCGCTGGTTTGAATTTTAATAATCCTGAGCGGGTACGTTATGCCTACCGGATGTTACAGGTGAATGATAAGTGGACCGAAATTGGCACACAAAACTATATCCCGCTGATGGATCTCCATCCAGGCAAATATACCTTGCAGATAAAGGCAGCCAATGAAGATGATATCTGGACGGATCGTATTGCGGAGATCAGCCTGGATTACATGCCCAGGTGGTATCAGACGCTGTGGTTCAAAGCACTCGTAGTGATCAGCATCGGAGGGCTCCTGTTTGCCTTTTACCGGTATCGGATCAGTCAGTTGAAAAGACAGCATGCCATCCGGCGCGAAATCGCTAACGATCTTCATGATGACCTGGGCAGCACACTGAATACGGTTAAAGTGCTGACCCATCTTGCGCAGCATACGCGGCAACCGGAAGCGTACCTGAATAAGATAGAAGACTCGCTGGCAAATGCGTCCAGCGGACTAAGAGATATGTTGTGGGTGCTTGATGACAGTGGCGATAAGCTGCAGGATCTGGTAACACGTATCTGTAACGCGGTACTACCTGTTCTGAGTGCACAGGGCATTAAGCTGGATTGTCAGGTGGAACCCGGGATACGGGACCATGTTATTTCCAAAGCTGAAAAAAGGAACCTGCTGCTGATTGCCAGGGAGGCGGTAAATAACAGCGTCAAGTACGCTGCGTGTAAAAATATTAACATCCTCATCTCCGCTCACCCCAGGCTAACTTTAACCGTATCCGATGACGGTGTTGGGTTTGATATGGCACTGATACCTGTTATGGAAGGCAATGGATTGAAGAACATACATTACCGTGCTGCGCACATTAATTATACGGTAAATGTGTACGCCATGCCGGGAGAGGGTACGCGTATAACGGTGTCAAAGAAGTGA
- a CDS encoding M12 family metallopeptidase, translated as MAHQQIMEGFPHHIQEKLAQRENERLALPAYISGKAKSLVFENLKLWQTGSLLVSFKGGNSTLHKAIADTAKIWSRFANITFDFGNEAKQQYRGWTADDDSHIRVGFDYDGYWSLVGTDSRDTAIVSAGDITLNLSGFDQGLPRDWEGIVLHEFGHAIGFHHEHATPDIPCDFDWDKVYEYLAQPPNRWSKEKVDFNLRQMPAAGLTYGPHDKHSVMHYSFPDWMFVSGAASPCCTPVNNSLSAEDQRMATKAYPFNKEAFAAGSLFKKEALEDLLAIGANGSDHFAKHLSYLKEDQSYRNFF; from the coding sequence ATGGCACATCAACAGATCATGGAAGGTTTTCCTCATCACATACAGGAGAAGCTCGCTCAACGGGAAAACGAGCGGCTTGCATTACCAGCCTATATCAGCGGCAAAGCGAAATCACTTGTTTTTGAAAACCTCAAACTATGGCAGACAGGCAGCCTGCTGGTAAGTTTCAAAGGCGGAAACAGCACGCTGCATAAAGCCATCGCTGATACAGCAAAGATCTGGTCCCGCTTTGCAAATATCACCTTTGACTTTGGAAACGAAGCCAAACAACAATACCGTGGCTGGACGGCAGACGACGATTCACATATCCGGGTAGGCTTTGATTACGATGGTTACTGGTCTTTAGTGGGAACCGACAGCCGCGACACCGCTATTGTTTCAGCCGGAGACATTACGCTTAACCTATCCGGCTTTGACCAGGGCCTTCCGCGTGACTGGGAAGGGATCGTCCTTCACGAATTTGGTCACGCTATCGGCTTTCACCATGAGCATGCTACCCCGGATATTCCGTGCGATTTCGACTGGGATAAAGTATATGAATACCTGGCCCAGCCACCTAACAGATGGTCCAAAGAGAAGGTTGACTTTAACCTGCGTCAGATGCCCGCAGCCGGACTAACCTATGGGCCGCATGACAAACATTCTGTTATGCACTATTCATTTCCCGACTGGATGTTCGTATCCGGCGCCGCTTCTCCGTGCTGTACACCGGTCAACAACAGCCTTTCAGCTGAAGATCAGCGGATGGCGACCAAAGCATATCCTTTCAATAAAGAAGCTTTTGCTGCCGGCTCGTTGTTCAAAAAAGAAGCACTGGAAGACCTGCTGGCTATCGGTGCAAATGGTAGTGACCATTTCGCAAAACACCTGTCTTACCTGAAAGAAGATCAATCTTACCGCAATTTCTTTTAA
- a CDS encoding eCIS core domain-containing protein, which translates to MEHQAKQTKSTAKARKGDFFGDSGTPFFVPPGIQTKLIVNPPDDAYEREADAVADKVTATPDAGKDQSPAFFTPGSNALQRKCAHCEQEELLQKEEGEGMEVSRKEKTGEVPAGDDVATALQQTKGSGEPLPDNTRAHMENAIGADFSDVKIHTGTTAVQLSEQLNAHAFTVGNDVYFNQGAYSPGSTQGDKLLAHELTHVVQQNGSIQKKIQRQKKQGPEYVEFQVKVPENFTSLEQMYRLFERVAYGREMNMSWSCGSYCDMTKNRGQIIPFLVPKTKLDRVRGEQADKEKQLKEDFKALPGDSQEKVNAEANKRYYEVSGNKENSKIKPGEKGNAVTWENMRNEILEEKRKLESLPKELKDLMGGEGTFKPGDYQQLLRIAEKLKQFSPEDLAVYKLLVLRATDDLQLFEKSVDMFLARKAELVAAMKKQQANAKQDEPASMQDAMDKALTNLDGKDVRTMSEADRYDLAAKKTWEVSKAQMEYMKDHPGETAVDFAKAATLQNTGDTFKGMGKDMQEAASGDANAWARWAGGVGAGAKLSGWLLAVGGVLYVLSWLTGVGELATIAAFMGYMLASTVVLSTVETQLRIKAASQATTEEEFKEQVKKAAASLTNVIMAVGLLVLALAIRFVAKTFFPETVTKINGALTKFRRRVQAGVNLKKVKAEFQTEIKGHRENLVKAGEAAKDNALKTASDIEKMDMDTFIDKLESGDNGFFDQSSVKDGQKIPWKELSKTPEGRKGIESYKVKLTEQLRSGVLKEINAMVKEQLNAIDAMLKEIEQATAAKELLKAADGYEKFMSAEEVAARGAAREQKMREEKAAEAMKEIELMIKIEKVRPQLYKFDPIRRYLEANPQVIKSFAEHPEAIPIIEEVMKELKDLGADKVVEKYKGRELREATPLTDEQRKLSGDFEKAVKSMNQGKPRQQTGDLDQLYADAEVASTELGNVIDDVLSDPGVSKAGGRKAMRPELKGRERAEQKVRDEYAGDASWLVDIAGGKIVFPSLEGIYQALQVIKNKFGARIIKVKDRFVDPQQSGYRDVLMSIKMSNGHIAELRLHLEQIDKVASLEHPIYEVKRVVAPDAARAAGQLTAEQQAIALSIEARANEIFGQAIKEATTGKPAENVKE; encoded by the coding sequence ATGGAGCATCAAGCTAAACAAACTAAGAGTACGGCGAAAGCGCGTAAGGGAGATTTTTTTGGCGACAGTGGTACCCCTTTTTTTGTCCCGCCGGGGATTCAGACTAAACTGATCGTTAATCCGCCTGACGACGCCTATGAAAGGGAGGCAGATGCCGTGGCAGATAAGGTAACGGCTACGCCAGATGCTGGCAAAGATCAGTCACCTGCCTTCTTTACACCAGGTTCCAATGCATTGCAAAGAAAATGTGCGCATTGTGAGCAGGAGGAATTGTTGCAGAAAGAAGAAGGTGAAGGAATGGAGGTAAGCAGGAAAGAGAAGACAGGAGAGGTCCCCGCAGGAGACGATGTAGCGACCGCATTGCAGCAAACTAAAGGAAGTGGAGAACCCTTGCCTGACAACACCCGCGCTCATATGGAAAATGCGATCGGCGCAGACTTCAGCGATGTCAAAATTCATACAGGAACGACTGCCGTGCAGTTAAGTGAGCAGTTGAATGCCCACGCATTTACCGTTGGCAATGACGTTTATTTTAACCAGGGCGCCTATAGCCCCGGCAGTACGCAGGGCGATAAGCTGCTGGCCCATGAGTTAACGCATGTGGTGCAGCAGAACGGTAGTATTCAGAAAAAGATCCAGCGTCAGAAAAAACAAGGTCCTGAATATGTCGAGTTCCAGGTAAAAGTGCCTGAAAACTTTACTAGTCTGGAACAAATGTACCGGCTTTTTGAACGCGTAGCTTATGGCAGGGAAATGAACATGTCGTGGTCATGTGGCAGCTATTGTGATATGACCAAAAACAGGGGGCAGATCATCCCTTTTCTTGTTCCAAAGACAAAACTGGATCGGGTCAGGGGAGAGCAGGCCGACAAAGAGAAACAGCTGAAAGAGGACTTCAAAGCCTTACCCGGGGATAGCCAGGAAAAGGTGAACGCTGAGGCCAATAAAAGATATTACGAAGTTTCAGGGAACAAGGAAAACTCTAAGATCAAACCAGGAGAAAAGGGGAATGCAGTGACCTGGGAAAACATGCGTAATGAAATACTGGAAGAGAAAAGGAAACTGGAGTCACTACCGAAGGAACTAAAGGACCTGATGGGAGGTGAAGGCACTTTCAAGCCAGGCGATTACCAGCAGCTGCTGCGTATTGCGGAAAAGCTGAAGCAGTTTTCGCCGGAGGACCTGGCGGTGTACAAATTGCTGGTATTACGTGCAACTGATGATCTGCAGCTTTTTGAAAAGTCGGTAGATATGTTCCTGGCCAGGAAAGCAGAATTAGTGGCCGCTATGAAGAAACAACAGGCCAATGCAAAGCAGGATGAACCTGCGTCTATGCAGGACGCTATGGATAAAGCTTTGACAAACCTGGATGGCAAGGATGTCCGCACCATGTCTGAAGCCGACCGGTACGACCTGGCCGCTAAGAAGACCTGGGAGGTGTCAAAGGCGCAAATGGAATATATGAAGGACCATCCAGGAGAGACGGCTGTAGATTTTGCGAAGGCAGCTACCCTGCAGAATACCGGCGATACTTTTAAAGGTATGGGAAAAGATATGCAGGAAGCGGCCAGTGGTGACGCCAATGCCTGGGCCAGATGGGCAGGAGGCGTAGGAGCCGGCGCTAAGTTATCCGGTTGGTTGCTCGCAGTAGGTGGCGTTCTCTATGTGTTATCCTGGTTGACAGGCGTCGGAGAGCTGGCAACCATTGCTGCCTTTATGGGATATATGCTGGCGAGTACGGTGGTGCTTTCTACTGTAGAAACGCAGCTACGCATAAAGGCGGCGTCACAGGCCACTACGGAGGAAGAGTTCAAAGAGCAGGTGAAGAAGGCCGCTGCTTCACTGACGAACGTAATAATGGCGGTGGGTTTACTTGTGCTGGCATTAGCGATAAGGTTCGTCGCCAAAACCTTCTTCCCTGAAACAGTCACTAAAATAAATGGCGCACTTACAAAATTCAGGCGCCGTGTACAGGCGGGTGTAAACCTGAAGAAGGTCAAAGCGGAGTTCCAGACCGAGATAAAAGGGCATCGGGAGAACCTGGTAAAAGCAGGCGAAGCCGCGAAGGACAATGCACTGAAAACTGCGTCAGACATTGAGAAAATGGACATGGATACGTTCATTGATAAACTGGAAAGTGGTGACAATGGCTTTTTTGATCAGTCTTCAGTGAAGGATGGACAGAAGATCCCGTGGAAGGAGCTGTCAAAAACACCGGAAGGAAGAAAAGGTATCGAAAGTTATAAGGTAAAGTTGACGGAGCAGTTGCGGTCAGGTGTGTTGAAAGAGATCAATGCCATGGTAAAAGAGCAGCTGAATGCAATAGATGCTATGTTGAAGGAGATAGAGCAGGCCACTGCTGCCAAAGAATTACTGAAGGCTGCTGATGGATATGAGAAATTCATGAGCGCAGAGGAAGTGGCAGCCCGCGGTGCAGCGCGGGAACAGAAGATGCGGGAGGAAAAAGCCGCCGAGGCCATGAAGGAAATAGAATTAATGATCAAGATCGAAAAAGTAAGGCCCCAGCTTTACAAATTTGATCCGATCCGCAGATACCTCGAGGCAAATCCGCAGGTCATTAAGAGCTTCGCTGAACATCCGGAGGCTATTCCGATCATTGAGGAAGTGATGAAGGAACTGAAAGACCTTGGCGCGGATAAAGTAGTGGAGAAATACAAAGGTAGGGAGCTGAGGGAGGCGACGCCTTTAACCGATGAACAACGGAAATTAAGCGGCGACTTTGAAAAAGCAGTTAAGTCCATGAATCAGGGTAAGCCGCGGCAACAGACTGGCGATCTTGATCAGCTGTATGCGGATGCAGAAGTAGCCTCCACCGAGCTGGGTAACGTGATCGATGATGTGCTGAGTGACCCCGGCGTCAGTAAGGCGGGAGGCCGGAAGGCGATGCGGCCGGAACTGAAGGGGAGAGAACGTGCCGAACAGAAGGTCAGGGATGAGTATGCAGGCGATGCTTCCTGGCTGGTGGACATTGCAGGTGGCAAAATTGTATTTCCATCGCTGGAAGGTATTTATCAGGCCCTGCAGGTGATAAAGAATAAATTTGGCGCCAGGATCATTAAGGTCAAAGACCGGTTCGTCGATCCCCAGCAAAGCGGATACCGCGATGTGCTGATGAGCATAAAAATGTCTAATGGTCATATAGCAGAATTACGCCTGCACTTGGAACAAATAGATAAAGTAGCTAGTTTAGAGCACCCGATCTATGAGGTAAAGCGGGTAGTTGCGCCAGATGCGGCCAGGGCCGCCGGTCAGTTAACGGCGGAACAGCAGGCCATTGCTTTGTCAATAGAAGCCAGGGCAAATGAGATCTTTGGCCAGGCCATAAAAGAGGCCACTACCGGTAAACCAGCAGAAAATGTTAAAGAATAA
- a CDS encoding histidine kinase: MKDELSLLSLQARIELQEYLYTRLGTALHDKVAQLLGSVNMLLGAAMKDMSQLSDMLNTAHASLRTAMQELRTIARPIQADWMSHFNALEYIRQEINYMNTPMKLLIYGNELSISAEKQVILFCIIRGIVEACHVSDMQISFSSPLEIVIKNDGTPPSATIQQRIQLLQGVYHPHINGFRILLNL; encoded by the coding sequence ATGAAAGATGAATTAAGCTTGCTATCATTACAGGCCAGGATTGAGTTACAGGAATACCTGTATACGCGACTGGGAACAGCCCTGCATGATAAGGTTGCTCAGTTACTCGGAAGCGTTAATATGTTACTCGGCGCTGCTATGAAAGACATGTCGCAGCTTTCGGACATGTTAAACACCGCACATGCTTCACTGCGTACCGCCATGCAGGAATTACGTACCATAGCCAGGCCTATACAGGCGGACTGGATGAGCCATTTCAACGCATTGGAGTATATCCGGCAGGAGATCAATTATATGAATACCCCTATGAAGCTGCTCATTTACGGTAATGAATTATCAATATCCGCAGAAAAACAAGTAATATTGTTCTGTATTATACGGGGAATAGTCGAAGCCTGCCATGTAAGTGACATGCAAATTTCATTCAGCAGCCCCCTGGAAATAGTGATCAAAAATGACGGCACCCCACCATCAGCAACGATACAGCAACGCATACAATTATTACAAGGTGTCTATCATCCCCATATCAATGGTTTTCGTATCCTTCTAAATTTGTAA
- a CDS encoding response regulator transcription factor has translation MKIAVGITDDHQLFLKSLSTLINTFSHFEVTLEALNGQELLNKLAASPSLPEIILIDVNMPVMNGIDTVHKIAAQYPLIRMIALSMKDDDTTIISMIKAGCNAYLQKDIHPDELEKALQQVYDKGIYNGDAFNINYRRLIRHDDQALKLTDKEMQFLQLACSDATYKKIAADMKVAERTVDGYREALFGKLNVQSRVGMVLEAIRRELVKL, from the coding sequence ATGAAAATAGCGGTCGGTATAACAGATGATCATCAGCTCTTTCTGAAGTCATTGAGCACGTTGATCAATACTTTCAGTCACTTCGAGGTAACGCTGGAAGCGCTGAACGGACAGGAACTGTTAAATAAGCTCGCTGCCTCCCCCAGCCTCCCTGAAATCATACTCATCGACGTCAATATGCCGGTTATGAATGGTATCGATACCGTTCATAAAATCGCCGCCCAATACCCGCTGATCAGGATGATCGCCTTATCCATGAAAGATGATGACACCACGATCATCAGCATGATCAAAGCCGGCTGTAATGCCTATCTGCAAAAAGACATCCATCCCGATGAACTCGAAAAAGCCTTACAACAGGTGTATGATAAAGGCATCTACAATGGCGACGCCTTCAATATCAATTACCGCCGCCTGATCAGGCATGATGACCAGGCCCTGAAACTGACGGATAAGGAAATGCAGTTCCTCCAACTAGCCTGTAGCGACGCCACTTACAAAAAGATCGCGGCTGATATGAAAGTGGCCGAAAGAACCGTTGATGGTTACCGGGAGGCATTGTTTGGGAAGCTGAATGTACAAAGCAGGGTCGGAATGGTATTGGAAGCGATCAGAAGAGAGCTGGTAAAGTTGTAG